One Epinephelus fuscoguttatus linkage group LG16, E.fuscoguttatus.final_Chr_v1 genomic window, ttttcagtgaaaatgcatgtgtttgtgagtatatgactggataaatgagatttggattatattgcacgagatgtgtgagagtttgtaaacagatgttttgatatagttttgccgTTTTTAAACTCTGTTATATTACgcaattaataaatcaatatgttcactCTTTCCATGGAGATATGtgagaaacataaataaatgagttgTGCTAGAAATCACATTAGAGATCAGACAATAATATCAAGACTTAGATCTGGACAGACTGGACTAAAATGGGTAATAAATACAGTTAGATGTGTTTAGAAGAAACAGAGCATGTTACACCATATTGTCTGAAATATGAGGAAGAAAGAAGGCATTTATTCAAAACCTCACAAAGATAAAAGTGCAGTTTGATAAATATTCTACAAAAGAACTGAGTGTCATTGATTAGCTGCTATTTCTGAGGTTGCCTGCTTACAGGTTGCTTTGCAAGCCTGCTGGTTTTCAGTGCATAAATGCCTGCTGCAGGCCACATGAAGACTAGGGGTGTGTATTAGTAAGTTTTGGTCAGGCAGTTAGGTGGGTGGGTGGTTCCTCTGTGATGTTTTGGCTGTGCATTGGGTCTATTTGTTTTGGCTGTGCACTGGGTCCATTTGAGCTCAGCATATGAGTTGTAATCTGGTTCTGCCACATTGGCTTGTAATTTGTGTGGTTTGGGCACATAGTTCAAACCACTTTGTAAGTCATGGCTAGAATGGAGGACTTTTTGAATGCTCCACTAGAGAAGGTAAAGGTAATGGCTTATGTGCAATTCCAGTTCAGTATGCTTTCATTAGTTGTAATTCTGATCAGGCAAGGCATTTTGAGGATTACTGCTTTAACCAGCTGCAGATGACTTGACATGTGAACACCAGTGCTGTGTTCAACATTTTGAATTGTGGATCCAGAAGCGGACATTTTTGGAGTCCTGACCCTGGGTTGAGGCTGGGTGACAGGTTGAATTGGGTCACAACCCAGCTCTTGGCTGCAACAGTGACGGGAGACGAGACGAGTGTACCAGTAGCTTTAATGACAAAATACCAATGAATAACCAAAAGTCAGTAATcagtcatgtctgtgtgtatgaatgtgtggaAATGTCTGTAGGAAAACCAAAAGCAGCTGTGCAGTGAGGGAACAGGGAGACTCTGTTGAGTGGTGAGCTTTTATGACACATCCTTTGTAACAGAAACAACTGCAAATAATACAGGTACACCTAGTGGAGCTGAAGGATCGTCACGGTATCTTAGACAAATTAATATCGCTGAGATgatagggttttttttattgtaaatactGGCCGTTCTGATCCACACTCACCAGCTGGTGGCGGCAAAACACCAAATCGTTGTTTACCAGCCGTCAGTAAACCacgaagaagaaaaagaagaagcggAAATGCATGTGCCAAGCGATGGCAACGCCAGCTGGTGGTCGCGGGACGCTATTGTTCAGGTGTGTTAGACTCATATTAGGTCAGTATGCTGTGGCTCCGTCGTCATTTTGTGGTGTTAGATATAACAGGGGGATACAGTTACCAGCTGGGAGCGTCAGACTGATCCAAAGCAGAGCCAGCAGTCGCAAACGGCACGTTACTGCAGGTCAGTGATGATGGCGAGGCTGGCaccctgtttctgtttctgcccCTATTATTAGTCAATTCAGCTTTGGTGTTTTATGTAATATCTTTAAAACgttattttgtttctctcccTAATATGATTACAGAGGGTTTAGTTTCTGTTGTCTGGCTTTCTCAGTTTATTATTTGTTAGACCAGCCCTAACGCCAGATAATAACCCAGTAGAATGCTGCTGCTAATGAGCCAAGACGAGATGAGACCTGACCTCTGTGTATCACACACTAAAAACATCCAATAGTTTTATTCCTCTGCTTTGGCAAACTGATCTATGTACAGTCTGTCAGTATCATGTTTGTCGTTGTTTTGTTTCTATAACAATGCTTCCGCAAAGGAGGCATGACTTGTCAGGACTATGGTGTTAAAGTGTAGACTTTTGTTTTGGATAGTTTACATCCATATAGGTTAAAAGAAGTTAAAGAGCACAAACGTCTACATGGTTCACCAGATTGTAGATGTTAAAGCTCTCATACTGCAGCACTTGAATCTCAGAGTCATTGTCTGACATGGTTCaagtcccatgtgaaaccagtATTGACAACCAACCATGTAGGGAAATTGAAACCTTACAAACTGGTAACAGCCATTGAATGTGCTGATAATGGCCTCCTGAACATACCAGTGGGTATAGCTTATTACCACAGATAATgaccatactatttagtatgccagaaaaaaattTAGTCTGTCCTAATACACattatgtcaaatgcagtatgcaaaaAATTCCCGGATGTCCCGGACTTCTCCGGTGTTGTCTGTCACTCtgtagttacacctccaaaacactagatGACAGTGGGGTTTCTGCTACGGTGGTAACAAGTTAGTTGTTTCAAAACAAACtcaaaacacatgaaacatggtTTAATATTCACAAATTCAATTACAAATACAGAGATCAGCCTTACTATAATTCGCAGGATTCAGAGACAAAACTCTTGTCTTTTGCcagacacattttctccacaaatactACACACTAgtgttattagcataagccaatggcattttacattgtataatttagCCCAGTGgctagtggagatttcctctactcttatgaagccagggacaacagcaacatcaaacaaaggtaacgttacaaactTCCGTTCCATTACACCTCACAAggctcactgacaaaacaactgtcttatactaaacaagGGATCCAGACAAATACAACacgctaatgttattagcacaagcctatcacattttacactgtattaaTTAGCCTAacgactagcagagatttcatCTACTGATacaaagccagggacaacagcaacatttaagaaAGGTACTGTTACAAATTTCAGCtacattacagctcacaacgttcgcatactaaacatgttttccaaacaaatacaacatgctaatgttattagcacaagtctatggcattttacattgtataaattagcctagcgactagcagagatttcatCTACTGATACGAAGCCAGGATAAAATCACACATCAGGATTTGAAATGCTTatttgtgggggctttattgtcttaacaatttattgtttcttatctgtgaaataaaaataaataaaagctttgtttccactgagggaaatggttttcaacTCTCAAAAATAGACAGGGTGTCTACGTCACCACGAATTGTGGTTACATTTCTTGGGAGGTGAGAGTCAGTCTACAGCGTAGGTACAGCATCGATGTTGCACACAGAtgacatcaatcaatcactAACACTGTACAATGTATTCAgttatataatttaaaaaattcaaactaCATACACTTAAGTAACAACAGTAGAGTTCTCTGACTTGACTTCCATCTCCAGTGCGCTCAGCGAATGGCATTTTGTtgtatctccaaggtaacgttATGTGTTGGCTTTGTTCCAaattgcatactttttcttCTTACTTTATATTTTGACTGATTGCAATACTTGCTGAAGtaaaaagtatgtgatttggaGCACAGTGCAAGTTTTTTAGGGAGTTGTAAatgcaagttgttttttttttttaagaatggCAAAGGGATGACCCACCCCACTCTGCGTTACTGtgcttctgattggcttacccttatattcttaccctaaccagTCTCACTCCATTTACCTAAACCTACTAAGGCAAAGAGTATCGGCCaagcagagggagagtagggcgggtcatgcctttgcATTCCAGCCACCCATGGGAGAAGAAGTTTGCCTAAAGGGATTTCTGCCAGAAAGTCTGTTCTGGCTAAAAtctattcattttaacccaaagcagatttttttcctaaccttaactaAGAAATCCCTTTCTGGCAGAACACCCACTGGGCAAATGTCTCCCAACAGTGTCCTGGCCAGCGCTGGGAGTTGTGGGAAGTGAAGTCTTGTCTCACTATGTTGTCTTTCTTCCAAGGAAAACTGGGGCGAAATGGAGTGGATAGGAAAGCAGTGGTGAGTTTCCACAGTTTAATCGGTAGCCTGTAATTTCTTCTTCCCTGCATTCATCCACAGTACAGTACATAGATGAAGATGATCCACACTCATAATGACACTGCAGTTTTTTGTGTGGTTTTCTATTTACTGTTTTACTATGATGAAATACTAATCATCATGCTGTACATGCTAAAACATGCGCTCTTGCCTCATGTCATAGTAATGCCCTTCTttcattactatttctgtggaCAGGCCTGTTaacatctgtctctctgccGCTGTTTTCAGATCTGCATTGAGGGGAACATTGCCAGTGGGAAGACAACATGTCTGGAGTATTTCAGCAAAACCAGCAATATAGAggtacaacaaaacaaagtccTAATACAGTGAAGTTGTGCATGGTGTTGATTTGTTTGCATTTGATCCCACCACAGAGTATCACTCTAGCCATCCCACAGATCGGCCTGAGTTGTAACATAGCTGCCATTTGATAAGAAGGACATGAGAATGAAGGATTGACTTTAGATTAAAAGCTTTAGAATAAAAGATAGAAACTTTTTAGCTTTTTACACCTTGTGTTTGACTCTCCTTTGCCTGAATACCTTGAGTCCCAATTCCCATCTGTGAAATTAGGGCAGTCAAATAATGAAGAAACCAGTTTCACATTCAGATGAAAACTGAATTTTAAAATCCAGTGTTTCAGCGCAGCGAGTTGTCAGCAGTGTTACTGTGTTGAGTCATGACTGGGCAAGCCTGGACGCTGGAAATGTTCACGAAGGTACTCTCTCTCTTTTTCGTTGCAGGTCCTCACAGAGCCAGTTTCTAAATGGAGAAATGTCCGTGGACACAACCCCCTGGTACTGTACTGGACATGACACTAACTATGTTTACacgcacactaatattccactattattctgaatatgacaatattctgattTTAATGCGAGTTGTGTAAACAGCAAATTCTGTTAGGATTTTTTGaattaggcctttttccaaaTTAAGCATTTTTTGATTAAGACGTTGAATATGCTGATATTACTCTTATTAAATATGGATACATTAAACTATAACGTTAATAAACGCGTGTTGTATACTAACGTCTTATTTTTCCTAAGAATCCCAAGAGATTTAGTGACCTTATTGCGGACAAGACCAACCTGTTCTCTACAGGAGGGTTTATCATCAATCATAATACCGAAAACATGGCGATGAAACtttgattatttattcattatgagtttaatgtgttagcagcaacctctgggactgaaaaatgaagccaacacagaggtgccaaaaactgcagttccttgaatggctaCTTGAGTCAATCACCCTCGACCCCCATGGTAAAAGGCCCAACTGGTACCAaaacctggtacaaaaattgTTTTGGTCGCTtaagctaatttcaacattcatgacaactgtacggggtgCAGTTTTGATATAAtacctgtttaaatgttattaacgCTTAAAGTTAAGCTTATTTAAGGGCAGAGCTGCTTGAGTAACAGGCTAGGTGAGGTGACGCTACAGTCCATGTGTCAGATCCAGCCCTCAATCATCCACAGCAAAATATATATGGATCtgtcctctggggaccatgattATGTGTCCTCTGATTTGTCCAGTAGTTGtattctgtgtatgtgtgatgcTGGTTGTgtcagttgtttgtttttgttcctgcAGGGTCTCATGTACCAGGATCCTCAGCGCTGGGGTATCACACTGCAGACCTACGTTCAGCTCACCATGCTGGATAGACACTTGTCAAGCATAGTAAGTGTACTGTTGGCTACAAACACACCCATCTTATTGTATATTCGCTTATATGCACTGTGTCATTAGTAGGACCTCATCTGGAAATCAGCTGTATGTACTTAAAGTTTCTTGTCGGTTCCAGTCAGCTCCTGTCATGATGATGGAGAGGTCCATCTTCAGTTCCAAGTACATCTTTGTGGAGAATCTCTTCAGAAGGTATGTGTGTTTTGAGAAACTAGATGAATAGATCCATACGGCATACAATTCCAGCTAAACTCTCATGCTGGTTTGAATGTTTCTGTTGCAGAACAGTTTAAGCTTTATGTCTACATTTAATAGACCAAGGTGAATCACCATGACACTCACTCACTTCCAGGTAGACAACTGGCAATTGATTTCAATTGTGGAGATATGTTTATAAGCAAACTTGTCTGTCCACTCCTGGGTCAAAGCCCAGGGTGGAAACCGTGGAGCATGCGCAGAGCGcctaggccagtttgggtctgattgactgtttACCTACAGGAGTAATTCGACTCAcaatcgcattatctgggtgtgttagtccaactttTAGAAATATGATTTAGTATGATTTCATTCAgactaacatgttaacatgtattttAGAAGTTGGCTgttagtcagactaacacaataaatcagttTGCTCTAATGttatgtaaacatactgactgaATCCCTATCCTTGTCCAGCGTCAGCTCAGACATCCATGACAGTGATGCTACAGCATGTCACAGTACCATGaccaatgtaaaaaaaaaaaccacagcgACTGAGGCTACCCATATCAGATGCACTGAATTCAAGTGAAGTCTTATTTTGATGCATGGATTTTTTAAATCAGCAGGAATGTTGCACATCATGATAGTAAAAGCAGTGTTCTGATGATTTCATTCTGGGTAAGAGGTTTGacactattttattttttgcttctAAAGTTACATTGCATTCAGGTGAAGACGAACATGGAAGTGAAAGCAGtgatctgtttatttaaatgggaTACTACAATATATAATAATTTTTGTCCCTAAAACAATGAATAGTGGTGATCTCAATATCGatcaaaataatcgtgattattatttttagggatgggaatcaccagaggctccgcaatacgatattatcacaatacttaggtcacgatacaatattattgtgattttaaacatgttgtGAAATGATATAAGATAAAATATTTGGCGatatattaccttttttaactgttaattatgtccccaaaactttgtcatcatctgttttatctaataagataaagttttcagtctgttcatctcattcCAGCCATTTTATTTGCAGCAAAATCTATGTAGctgactgaaaaagcaattgatgtTATTATTTAAGTGGGCTAccttaagtttaatttgtatttaaaatattgataatttataaagtaaaaaaattgatacttgccactgtgtgatgatacagtattgccacacaaaaatattgcagcactttgctgtatcgattttttttccccataggcCATAGTCATGCAGCCCTATTAACAGTATATAGCATTCTGTGATGTTTGGCAACCTGAAAATATACTGTCATACTGACGACCCCGACAGCATACTGACATGGCAAATGCTGACGTCCTGttggtttattcatttttgtttttcagtgggAAAATGCCAGAGGTGGACTATGCTGTTCTCAGCGAGTGGTTTGATTGGATCACAACTAACGTTTCCCTTCCTGTTGATCTGATTGGTGAGAATACACAAAGCAGAGACATAAACACCATTAAAGATTATAATGCCTCCATGCCAGAAACAGCCACTGCTGGAGGCATGATTTCAggatgtctgtctgtccatccatcccattctcgtgaatgcaatatctcagaAACACCTTGAAGGagatttcctcaaatttggactcaagaatgaactggttagattttggtggtcaaaggtcactgtgaccttgtatccaTTTCTT contains:
- the tk2 gene encoding thymidine kinase 2, mitochondrial; amino-acid sequence: MCQAMATPAGGRGTLLFRCVRLILGQYAVAPSSFCGVRYNRGIQLPAGSVRLIQSRASSRKRHVTAGKLGRNGVDRKAVICIEGNIASGKTTCLEYFSKTSNIEVLTEPVSKWRNVRGHNPLGLMYQDPQRWGITLQTYVQLTMLDRHLSSISAPVMMMERSIFSSKYIFVENLFRSGKMPEVDYAVLSEWFDWITTNVSLPVDLIVYLQTSPQTCHERLKQRCREEEKVIPLEYLESIHQLHEDWLIKQNSSPVPAPVLVIPADHDLQKMLHQYEENREKILAASYL